A portion of the Streptomyces sp. NBC_00376 genome contains these proteins:
- a CDS encoding RNA polymerase sigma factor, which yields MTVSPSVGVHRAEGTNERSDSDASVIERSWDEPDAFAVLFDRYADDIHRYAARRLGADVADDLMAETFVIAFQRRRRYDLSRAQARPWLYGIVTNLVGEHRRAEARHLRALARVAAGVPDEGGGEPMAERVADRVTAESARGALAGCIAKLQPRYRDVLLVIAWGDLDYVEAAEALGVPVGTVRSRLHRARRRLRDALGGSDPTALQEFQEEPDHG from the coding sequence ATGACCGTTTCACCGAGCGTCGGAGTCCACCGTGCCGAGGGCACGAACGAGCGGTCGGACTCCGACGCCTCGGTGATCGAACGGTCCTGGGACGAGCCCGATGCCTTCGCCGTGCTGTTCGACCGCTACGCCGACGACATCCACCGGTACGCGGCCCGGCGGCTGGGTGCCGACGTGGCGGACGATCTGATGGCGGAGACCTTCGTGATCGCCTTCCAGCGACGGCGCCGCTACGACCTGTCGAGGGCTCAGGCGCGCCCGTGGCTGTACGGGATCGTCACCAATCTCGTCGGTGAGCACCGGAGGGCCGAGGCGCGCCATCTCCGGGCGCTGGCACGGGTCGCCGCCGGCGTCCCGGACGAGGGAGGCGGCGAGCCGATGGCCGAGCGGGTGGCCGACCGGGTCACCGCCGAGAGCGCCCGAGGTGCGCTGGCGGGCTGCATCGCCAAGCTGCAGCCCCGCTACCGGGACGTGCTGCTGGTGATCGCCTGGGGTGATCTCGACTACGTGGAGGCCGCGGAGGCCCTGGGGGTGCCGGTGGGCACCGTCCGCTCACGGCTGCACCGGGCTCGAAGGAGACTGCGCGACGCATTGGGCGGGTCCGATCCCACAGCCCTGCAAGAGTTCCAGGAGGAGCCCGATCATGGATGA
- a CDS encoding helicase associated domain-containing protein, producing the protein MPARELLKFSTPRDPALLARFVKLRVIEPENTFWRRGIQACARYMKETGARELRVPYDYVTPDDWVPAGFPLGTWLADQRKTHKAGRLDPGRVEQLAGLGMVWSHQDIAFEEGLTASRAWAAVHGHLLPPATATAG; encoded by the coding sequence GTGCCCGCGCGGGAGCTGCTGAAGTTCAGCACACCCAGGGACCCGGCGCTGCTGGCACGGTTCGTGAAGCTGCGGGTCATCGAACCCGAGAACACATTCTGGCGGCGCGGAATCCAGGCATGCGCGCGGTACATGAAGGAGACCGGGGCGCGGGAGCTGCGGGTACCGTACGACTACGTCACCCCTGATGACTGGGTGCCGGCCGGGTTCCCGCTCGGGACATGGCTCGCCGACCAACGCAAAACCCACAAAGCCGGACGCCTGGACCCGGGACGGGTCGAACAGCTGGCCGGGCTGGGCATGGTCTGGTCCCACCAGGACATCGCGTTCGAGGAAGGCCTCACGGCTTCCCGCGCCTGGGCGGCCGTGCACGGGCATCTCCTGCCTCCGGCAACTGCGACCGCCGGGTGA